The Nitrospirota bacterium genome contains the following window.
GACATGTTTCAATGCGGTTAATATAAGCTGTTCAGAAAGCATTTATATCCGTCCTATTTACGTGTAAATACCGTCAGCATATTATAGCCAAACAAAAGCGATGCAACAAATGTTATAGTTAAGCCAACTCCTAATATCATCTGATTCTCCAGGTATAAACCGACGATTACGTTCGGAACACCAATATTTATAAGCCAGAACTGGATGTTGCCAACCTTCTCGGAAAACATGTCTTTAAGAAGAGGCACCTTTTCCTTTCCGACCTTATCACTGTATTTGTGAAACCAGACCAGGAATGGGACAATCTTGTACATCATACCGATCATCAATAATGTAATACAACCAAACAACACGGTAAATCCATATATAAGTATTATACGCTGACGTATATCAGGAGATATATTAATTAACGAGATAATGACTCCAAGCACAGCAGCTAATGGTATATATGCATACGATAACATAGCGTGGCGAAGACCTATATCCAACGCCTTTCTCATTCGGCCTTTCATTATGATCACAACCTGATAAGAGAACATAATCAGACCTGCTAAAATAAACAGTGTGCTGTAAAAAGGTCTGTGCGAAAGAAACTCGACAATAATACCAATAATGCCAAGATTAACCAGCGAGAATGCGGTCCATCCAGGCCAGGTCCTGTATGAATATGATAGAGTAAACATTGGGAGGAGTTTGTATGACACCCCCATGATAATCATGGAAAACCACCCGCCGAATCCTATGGCCGCATGCAAAGCAAGGTAGTTCAGGTGGTTGCTCTTTATAAAGGGCATACTCAGGTTAAATCCAAGGAATAAACCTATGGAGGCAACGATGGTCAGGTAGACTATCGCAGCAATAATATGGGCTATTGTAATATTAATACTCTTTACCTTACGTAAGGTCAGGGCAACATTTATAACGAACAGGAGGATAGCGGAAAAGGCTATGCCTGCAGCCCAGGCCATCCCGCCTCCCTTCGTAGCAAAGAACCAGAAATGACCTGCAATAGTTACGACAGCCAGGACATAAAACCACAGACCCCATTTTGCAATCCAAACGCTGAAGAGGGATGTTTCAAGTATTACAGGCACAAGTTGCGTCATTGCACCCATTATAATCAGAGTGGCCCATCCAAGAACAGCTATATGTGCAAACGACAGGATTTTAGGCTGAAAATGGAATCCGGAAATATAACCTGAACTCAACAGCATAAGCCCATTTAAGAATATAAGGGTTATTGTAGCTATGATGAAGTAGAGGCGCACAACCTTAAATGGCGGTGTAAAAGGTGTCGCTATACTACCTGGAAATGAAGTACTCATGAACGTATTTACCTACCCCTTCTTTGTAATCCTGACCTTGTAATATCCCTCTTGTATCTTTTCTGAAGATGCCTGAAACCCAAGGTGCTCGAGCTTGTCATAAAGCATAACAGGTTCGCGGTGATGATGTACGAGCAGGGTGGAATTCTTACCAACCTGTGGAAGCAGCTCAAGTATCTTTACCATAGGCTCCGGCGGTTCGAGGCCCCGGACGTCAATCTCAATGGTCTTTTGCTCTTCAGAGGCAGATTCTTCATTCCCGGCAATTTTGCCTGCCGGGGCCCCTGTTTCGCCTTTGTAAAAGTAAATATGCCATAATCCATTTATCTGTTCTGTTTTGTGATCATAGCCCTTCATCTGCAATACTGTATACAATGGCACCGGTTCGAAAACGATAACCAGGTGTAACACCTGATCATCGCTCATACTGCCAAGTGTCTTTATTATGAGGTTGAACGGGTCCCTGCCGGCATCTAATTCAGGTCGCACATCCAGATCTACAATCTTTTCCTTTGGTAAACTTTTCAGTTTCTCTATCATTCTAATTATCTCCTATTGTTTTTTTTCTATTTCCACCTTCCATATCTCCGGCCCCTGCGCGATATACTTCCATCCATATTTGCCCTGCCTCTCAAACTCAAACTGATACTTAAGCGGCACCGGGTCATGATCATTAATAATCAGTAATATTTCACCCGGATTCAGGCTGTCAAATGTCTGAAATATCCGTGGATGCTTATCCCTCGGTGGTATAACCCTTACGTCAAGTTCTACAATCTTTTTTTCTGTTTGCATTTTCTACCTCCTTATTATATTACACATTGATCAAGAGCCTTCATTAAGTCATCCAGGACAGCCTTATCTTCCCTGGCTGCCTGTTCAAGGCTTCTGTTTCCGCCACAACAGGCATCTATGTTAAACGTGGTAAATATACCGACACTCTTAGGGTAGAGTTTCAACACCTGATTGACTGTCATCTCTTTAGTTATTCCCGGCATCTCATTACCTCCTTGTATTATAGAATTTAACAGTAAGACTGATAATTCACAATGATATATATCATACTAATTATCACTTTCTTGTCCGATGATCTCCTGGAGTCTGTCAGGCTTGAGGATAGTAATTCCACTTTTTGCTGTCTCTATGACCCCCTCCTTCTGGAATCTGCTCATTACCCTTATGGTGGTCTCTATTGTGGTTCCAACCATACTTGCTATATCCTTACGAGTCAGGTGCAGATTAATACTCTTCCCACGGTCTTTATCAGTCATATTGGCAAGTTTCAAAAGAGTGGCTGCAATCCTTTTTTCTACCCTGGCAGTCAGAGCCGCCTCAATCCGTTCTACGAACTCTCGTTGTTTCCTGCCCATAGTCAGAAGGAACTTGGCAGCAACCTCAGGCATTGTTTCAAGGATTTCAAAACAGTGAGTATGGTGAAACTTAATAACTGTAGTTTTTCCCACGGTAAGCGCAGATGCGGGGTATGGCCTCCTGTCAAACACTGCAACCTCACCAAACGTATCCCCGGCCTTGAACATGTGCATTATTATCTCTTTACCATCTTCTGCCTGCTTTATTGCCTTAATATTCCCCTCTTTAACTATACAAAACCAATCCGGTGAGTCTCCTTCATAGAAGACATATTCACCATTATTATAGATAAACTCCTGTGCCATGTTGGATATTCCGGTTAGGTCTGTATCCGAGAGTGAAGAAAACATCGGAAGGTTTTTTAGAAATTCTTTTTTGGAAGTCATAATCTCAGAGATAAAGCGATAATCTTATGACAGATTATATCCCGTTCTTATCTGAAATGGAAGTCAATATATGTGAGGGATAATAAATCCTGTGTATCAGGAACTAAAGTCGACAGCGTCAGAAGTGGTCTTTTCATTATCCGGACTGTATTCAAGGTGTGAAATTATTTTTTGAATTAGAGAGTTCTTCTCATCTTCAGTCATTGTAACAAATAGAGGACTCAAACTGAGTGTTTCTTCTATATGATCATCCAAACTTTCATCTCCTTAAAAAATACGGTGAACGATCTACATCAGGCATTACCGGAAAATGGTTGAATATAAAAGGGCACGTCTTTAGTCACACCGACAATCTTTTCAATTATCGCCAAAGTATCCTGAGTCGGCAAATGCATTTCAACACTTAATATATACGTCCTGATAATTTCATTCATGACCTTCATCCCCCAGTCTTAGTTGCATATGGTATTATTTTGCATTTTGTATGCCATATCAAGAAAAACAGTTACGTTTGGGCAGCACTCTATAACCTATTGATATTATAGAATATACAAAAATATAGACAGAGACGGATGTCAGGGTTCGTTGAGTTGAGTACGTGTAGAAATGGAAACAAATGTTATAAAGTGTGTAGAAATCGTATCCTCCATAATAATTGTGTAATTACTACACAAAAAAGATGGGGAACAACTGCTGTGCAGTTTGTCCCCCATTCAACATGCATAGAAAGGTACATCAATTGATAACCGCTGGTACTGGTCTTTGCCCTCTAAATCATGGCAAGGGCTCCACCAGCCTTAAGCATAGGGATGTCCTTCTCTGAAAATGCCGGTTTAAGTTTGATCTCTGTTCCTCCATTTACAACCAGAGTAAGCAGCTCAGACGATATGTCAGATGTATTCAACGTGACCTTATCTCCCTGCTTAATTTTTCCGTAATCTTCAGGATTGGCAAATGTAAGAGGAAGGATACCAAAATTAATAAGGTTTGCAAGATGTATCCTGGCAAATGAGGTTGTAATTACTGCCTTGACCCCGAGAAACATGGGGCAAAGTCCTGCGTGTTCACGACTGGAACCCTGTCCGTAGTTTTCACCCCCCACAATAAATCCATAACCTCCACTGTCACGCAATGCCTCTGCACGGCTCGCAAATGTAGGGTCAACCTGCACAAATGTTGCCTTGCGTGCGTACTCAGGAACATTAGACCTGAGCGGCAGGTATTTTCCGGCAGGCTGAATATGATCAGTTGTTATATTGTCTCCAAGATAGAGCAGCACCTCACCAGAGATTTTATCCGGCAGAGGTCTGAATTCAGGAAGAGGGGCAATATTGGGTCCACGAATAATCTTCACCTGTTTTGCAGCTTCTTCAGTATATGGAGGGATAATCATCCTGTCATCTATAACCGGAGATGTTATTTTAATCACAGGGGCCTTTCCCAGAGTCCTGGGATCTGTCATTACGGCTGTTAATGCGCATGCCCCTGCAACCTCAGGACTAACCAAATATGCCTTAGCCGACTTCGTACCTGTTCTACCGGCGAAATTTCTGTTAAAGGTCCTGACAGTCACTCCACCACTTGGCGGCGCACCGCCCTGCCCTATACATGGGCCGCAAGTTGCCTCCAGTATCCTGACCCCGGCTGCAATGAGCATGGATAAATGCCCTGACTTCTCAATCTGTTGATAAACAGCACGGGATCCGGGAGAAACTGTAACTGAGACATTAGGATTTACGACCTTACCATTTAGTATCTCTGCAAATATTGCCAGATCACGGAAAGAACTATTGGTACAACTGCCGACGGCAACCTGGTCAACTTTCATACCGGCAAGTTCTTCTACTGTTTTTACATCTCCCGGACTTGGATCAACAGCCAGCAGCGGGACTAATGACGACAGGTCAATTTCTATAGTATCGCTGTAAACAGCATCCTTATCAGCAGACAGAGCTACATACTGATCACCGCGACCCTGACTCTCAAGCCATGCCTTAGTCACCTCATCACTTGGAAACACTGACGTGGTTGCACCGGTTTCAGCGCCCATATTAGTAATCGTGGCACGTTCAGGAACAGCAAGTGTCGCGACTCCCGGCCCGGAATATTCAAAGACCTTCCCAACCCCGCCTTTTACACCAACACGCCTTAATAGCTCAAGGATTACATCCTTGGCGGAAACCCATTCAGGCAATTTCCCTGTAAGCCGAACATTTACAACTTCAGGCATCTTCAGGCCAAACGGCTTCCCCGCCATAGCGAATGCCACGTCAAGACCACCCGCACCTATCGCAATCTGCCCGACACCTCCTCCGGTAGGGGTATGGCTGTCCGAGCCTAACAGGGTCGTTCCAGGAACTCCGAAACGTTCCATGTGAATCTGGTGACAGATACCATTACCAGGACGGGAGAAGTAAATCCCGTGTTTTGCAGCTATGCTCTGGAGAAACAGGTGATCATCAGGGTTCATATAATCCTGCTGTAATGTGTTATGGTCAACATAACTTACCGACAGCTTTGTCTTTACCCTTGGTACACCCATAGCCTCAAACTGAAGATATGCCATTGTACCTGTTGCGTCCTGGGTCAACGTCTGATCAATCCTGACAGATATTGACTTGCCAGCCTCCATACTGCCGGAGACCAAATGCTCCTGTATGATTTTTTGGGTAAGATTTGCTCCCATTTCATTCTCCTTTCTAAATTATACAAAATAGTTTATACGGGTTTAAATAACGAGGGGAATTTATGTTGTCAAATACCTGATACTGCACCCCCTTAACCTTAAGAGCCAAGGGAATTTAAGTATATTTAATAAAGGCAGATGTGTCAATATTTTTTTTACAGCGTTTTAGCCATTTTATGACTCCATTTTAGTCCCTTGACAATGACTTTTCATAGACTATATTTAATTTTATAGACCTGCAAAAAAAGTCCTTTCCCGGACCATCATTATTACATGCCTGACATTTGCCTGACATTTGCCTGACATTTGATGGACCCGTTAAACAAATCAATTAATTGTAAGTTCCATACGAACTATTTTGAAGGTATATTCATGCGACAGCCGCTCGTTATCATTACACTTTTCTATATCTATGGCATTGCCACCGCTGACCTGTTCCATTATTTCCCAATCAGCACAATGACAATTACCGTCCTGGTTCTTATAACCATCTCCGGCATCAACAGATACAGGGGGAAACCACTTCTTGTCCCCATACTAATTATGGTGACGGCAATTTCTTTTGGTTTCTCATATACGATTTACATGGAAAGAATCCCTGCCAACGACATTTCTAATTTTGCAAGTGGTGAAAAAATGACCATTACTGGAACAGTATCCGAGCCTGCAACACATTATTCACAAAGAGTTGTGGCAACCCTGAAGTCAGCGACGATACGAAAGGAGAATCACGAAGTGCCTGCAAGCGGAATGATCAGACTCACAATTTATGACCCTGAAACAGAGCTGGACTATGGCAATGAAATAAGATTCACAGGAAGACTTAAAAATATCCGCGGTTTTAAGAATCCATGCATGTTTGATTATGCAAATTATGTGTCTCGTAAAGGTATCAGGGCAGGGGCAAGCTCTGGCAAAAAAGAGGCGATTATCATAACCGGAGAAGCCGGTAACCCGATTATGAAAAAGATATACCGGTGGAGAGAGGAAATCCGCCTGTCCATCATCCATGGGCTTTCATTCCAGTCATCCGCTGTACTTCAGGCAATGATAATCGGGGCAACCGGTGACCTGACCCCTGAGTTGAGGGATAAATTTACAGCGGCAGGAGTCACCCACATACTCTCCATTTCAGGTTCTCATCTGGGTTTCGTTACATTCCTTGCCTTTTTCCTCACCAGATGCTTATTCACCCATTTACCTCACAGTTTATTCCTGCGAATGACCTTATATACAACCCCGTCAAAGATATCGGCAATTGCAACGATACCCCCGATAATCTTTTATTCGGTTCTATCAGGAGGAGAAACTGCCACAATAAGATCCCTGATCATGGCGATTGTCTTCTTGCTGGCCATCCTCATTGAAAGAGATGACGACCCGGTATGCACATTGGCAATGGCAGCCTTGCTTGTCCTAATCTGGGATCCGCAGGGATTATTTGATATATCGTTCCAATTATCATACACCGCAGTCTTATCCATGATTATAACTGTCAGCAGATACAATGACACAGGCGATGGAAAGGTTATCACAAAATGGCATAAGGTATGGCAGAGGAAGTTAATGCTTCTACTGCTGCTTACATTCAGCGCCACTGTCTCTACAACACCTATAGTCACACATTATTTCAATCAGATAACCTGGGCTGGTCTTCTGTCAAACATGATAATAATACCGTATGCTGGATTTACTATTGTACCCATTGGCCTTTTTACCAGCTGTCTTGGACTGATCCTGAATGTTGATGTAATCCCGCTTGCAAAATTTAACGAAATCCTTCTGACCCTTTTCCTGAAGATGACAGACATATTTGCAGGCCTCCCCTTTTCTGTCATACATACCCCTTCACCTGACATCATCTTCATCTTTTTTTCTTATCTGCTCCTTATTTCACTCTTCTACCTGAAACAAAGATGGGCAAAGATCACGTTATTAATCTCACTATTTCTAATTGCCGTTTTAATAGCCGGGCGGATGTTCAGCAAACCCGATAAAGAAATGATGCGCGTTACATTCCTTGATGTCGGGCAGGGAGACTCGGCCATTATAGAGTTTCCAGGCCGGAAGTTTATGGTAGTAGATGGCGGAGGAACCTTCAGTGACACATTCGATATAGGCAGAGCGGTGGTTGCTCCATATCTCTGGAACAAGGGAATACGAAGTATTGATTACATGGTACTTTCACACCCACAGAGAGACCATGTTGGAGGGCTAATATACTTACTGGATCAATTTCACGTCAGTGAGGTCTGGAGCAATGGAATAACCAGCCCTGCAACATATTTATTTGACAGGAGAATCAGGGAAAAGGGGATAAGACATCTGAAGGTAAATAATAATATGGAGCAGAAAACAATAGGGGGATGCAGTGTACAGATTCTTAATCCTCCTCCAGACATTTCAGGTTTTCAGACTGAAAATTCCAGATTGATTAATGATCTCTCTGTTGTTATGAAGATTACATGTAACGACAACTCTATTTTATTAACAGGGGACATTGAGAAAGAACAGATCAGAAAAATGGATGCAGGCAGGACGATTCTCAGGAGCAATATAATTAAGGTCCCCCATCACGGGGCACGGGGTTCCGTAGACAGCAATTTTATATCATACGTAAGACCGGACATTGCAGTTATATCGGCCGGATATCAGAACTCATACCACCATCCCTCTGCTGAAGCAATTTCTTTATACAAGAGGGCTGGTACGGCTATTTACCGCACTGATTTGGATGGAGCAATAATAGTGAAATCAAGTAATGGAAGAAATGATGTCATAACTTACTACGACACTCTCTTAAAGAAAGTTTCCTCAGACAGGGTGACATCAATACTATTCTCAGAATTTATAAATATTAAAAAAGCGATTGGAGGATATTGCAATGGGGGCTTATAAAAGGATCGGAGAACTGCTTGAACAGGTCGGGATAATAAGCATTGACTCCATAGATAAGGTACTCGCCGAACAAAATGGCGCTCACTTGAGATTCGGAGAAATTCTCATTTGCAAAGGACTGGCATCCGAGGATGACATAGCAAAAACACTCTCAATACAGCATGGGCTTAAATATTATGATGTGCGTAATCTCGCTGTCATGCCTGATGTTCTCTTGCTCGTTCCTGAAGATTTGGCAAAGCGGCATTCCGTACTGCCGGTATGCATAAAGGACAAGACCCTCCACATAATTACACCTGATCCCCTGGACATGGACGCTGTCAAAGAGATTGAATTCTTCAGTGGAATGAAGATAAAAACCCTTATAGGGTCAAGGTCTGCAATAACCGAAGCCATCAGATATCACTACAGGTTCGAATCATCCGTCTCAGAGTTTAAAGGATTGGCATCGCCCTCAGGAAATATCCCGGCGCCGGAAACCGGCGGCAAATCCGCACCGATTATCAGACTGGTAAACATGCTTCTTTCAGAGGCCGTTGAAAACAGGGCCAGTGACATACATATAGAGCCTTCCGGAGATTCTGTTGCTATACGGTACAGGATTGACGGAGCCCTGCTGGAGAAGACACGGATTCATTCAGGGATTCATGGTCCATTGACATCACGCCTTAAGATCCTCGCACGATTAAACATCGCAGAGAGGAGGCTTCCTCAGGACGGGGGTTTCAGATTAAGGCTTCTGGAAAGGGAGATTGATGTTCGGATTTCAACACTTCCGGTAACCGGTGGTGAAAAGACGGTAATTAGAATCCTTGATAACACGCAGACTACAGTATCGTTAGAGAACCTTGGCTTATCTCAACATGAATACAGCACGATTCAGAGTCTGATTAATAGAAAGAAAGGGATTATCCTGGTAACCGGCCCAACCGGAAGCGGTAAAACAACAACCCTTTACGCAATCATAAACAGGATTAAGTCCGGCATGCTCAATATTGTTACAGTGGAGGACCCCGTTGAATATAAGATACCCGGCATTAATCAGGTACATGCCAGGTCGGATATCGGCCTGACATTTGCCAGAAGCCTGAGATCCATCTTACGCCAGGACCCTGACGTTATATTGATAGGCGAGATCCGCGACGAAGAAACTGCTGCCATTGCTTTCAGGGCGGCCATGACAGGACATCTCGTACTAAGCACACTTCATACGAACGATTCCGTGTCAGCGATTACAAGGCTCAGTGATATAGGTATACCGGGACATATTATGGCATCCACTATTATCGGCATTGTTGCTCAGCGGCTGGTCAGGAAATTATGCCCGCATTGCGGCAGAGACGGTAATACGCAGGCCGCATGCTATTACTGCAACAGGACAGGCTTTCTTGGAAGAACCGGCATCTTTGAAATATTTACCATCACACCTGCCGTAAGGGAACACATAGTATCAGGTGGCACAGAAACGTCAGTTCGAAAGGCGGCAGCAGAATCCGGGATGATGAATCTATTTAACGATGCAACGGCTAAAGTGAGGCAGGGCATAACTACTGAGGAGGAAGTCTACCGAGTCATTGACGCCGCAGTTTTATTGTAAATCTGTCAATATTGGTTAAACTCTGCTATTATGAATTCATGCAGTTATCTCCAAAGCAGTGGATAGATGTCTTGCAGGAAATCGGCAAATGCCTTCTTGAGAGAATTCCCCAAATAGCCGGCAGTGCAGATGCCTCAGTCAGTCTCGGGCGCGGTGCAAGCGGCGATCATACATTTCTTATTGATGAAACAGCAGAAAAAACTATAATAGAGAAATTGGAAAAGACATGCGTTAAAGGACCCGGGTTTACCCTGATATCCGAAGAATGCGGCATTAAACAATACGGAGAAGACAGTAACATAGTCATACTGGTTGACCCTATTGACGGAAGCAATAATGCAAAAAGAGGTGTGCCCTACTATGCCGTTTCTATTGCAGTCCTTAATGGGAAAAGGCTCGAGGACCTTGTTGCCGGATATGTCCTGGATGTGTCATCAGGCAAAGAATACTGGGCTATAAAGGGTGAGGGCGCCTGGTACAATGGGAAAAGGATTGAATGTCGAGGCAGTGAAGGGTTGGAGATGGTAGCGTATGAGGCTTCTGTTCCAAGGAAGGACATTGACAGGATACTCCCGGTACTCAGATCTGCAATGAAGGTGAGGTGTCTCGGGGCCACAGCCCTTGACCTTGCTATTATGGCAAATGATGCTATTGATCTCCTGCTTGTCGCCACACCGGCAAGAAGTTTCGATTTCGCTGCTGGAATGCTCATACTTCAGGAAGCAGGCGGCATTATTACAGATATGGACGGAGGAGATATCAACCGGATTAATGCAGGGCTCGAACGTACAGTACCGCTCATAGCGGCTGCGAACAAGAAACTGCATAAGCAGGCAGTTGAACTATTAAAGTTATCTTAAAGCTATGATTATTTTATTAAGATTTCTGCATCTGCTGTCGTTGGTAGTATGGATCGGGGGAATGATTTTCCTTGTCGTTATAGGCGCCCCAAGTATATTCAAGGTGTTACCAAGAGAAAGCGCCGGTGATGTTCTCGGCGAAATATTTCCCAAATACTGGATAATGGGTTATTTATGTGGCGGCACTGCCCTCGCAACTGTAATCTTGTTGTCATTTAAAGAGCATCTGTTTCCATGGGGCAAGATCGGACTCCTGATCCTGATGACTGTCCTGACACTCTATCTTGGGCTTGTTGAGGCTTCAAGGGCCAGAGAAGTGAGGCTCCAGATCAGGGCTGAAGAAGACACCGTCAGAAGAGAAACCCTTAAGAAGGAATTTAAAGTCCTTCACAGGAAGTCGGTTGCCCTGAATGCTGTAATACTGATATGCGGGTTGATTGTATTATTTCTTATGACAGATTATAAGGAACCATTTTAATATTTCCTGTAAGTGTTGCATTTTGAGCGGCAATAGTTCTGACATCACAGTCAATGCTCCCGTATGCACTTGCATTTTCTGCCGGCGCTATGATATAAACAATCTTTAATATGAAAGGAGAAGTATATGCAGTTTTCTATCTTAAGTTTAATTATTGCAGCATCAATGGTCATGATGGTAGTATCCGGAGAAGCTGATGCAGAGGACAGGAACCCGGTTGTACTGATGGAGACATCAGCTGGGAACATCAAGATTGAGTTAGACCAGAAAAATGCACCGGTAAGCGTAAATAATTTTCTGTCATATGTGGATGACAAGTTCTACGACGGGACGATATTTCACCGTGTCATATCAAATTTCATGATCCAGGGTGGCGGATTTACTCCGGATATGCAGCAGAAGCCAACAAAGGCACAAATAAAAAATGAGGCCGGCAACGGTTTAAAGAATAAGAGGGGTACCATCTCCATGGCAAGGACAATGGTAGTAGACAGCGCAACGGCCCAATTCTTTATAAATGTCGTAGATAACGACTTCCTGGATCACCGGGATACATCGCCTCAGGGTTTCGGTTACGCGGTGTTCGGCAAGGTACTGGAAGGAATGGATGTGGTTGACAAAATAAAGGGTGTAAAGACAGGCACTAAGATGGGATTCGGCGATGTCCCTGTGGAGACCGTTGTAATAAAATCTGTAAGAAGGGCAAAATAACCACCTGCTCCCCTTCGAAAAAGTGGGAGAAGCATTTCAAAATACCCCGGCAGATACATTCCCGGCATTATCAACTGCACATACGCGGTAATAGTATGTTGTCCCGCTGATCAATCCTGAATGGATATATGATGTTTCAGGGCCTGAATAAATTTGAGTCCCGCTCGAGCACGAATCTGGTATACCGTTGGTGCTATATACAAGCTTATATACACCTATCCCGCTGGTGACATCGGCGAAACCGCTCCAGCTTAATGAGGACTGCCCGACCCCTGCCGTAACAGTTAACATACCATCAACCGGAGGTGTAGAATCAAGTAATATATCATCTACGAAAAAACTTGTCCTGTTGCCATTGCTTTCTTCGAACCATGCGAAGACGACCTTAAAACCGTCTCCTGGCGGAAGTATCCATAACCTTGAGGACGTGTAAGGCTCCCATGATGAACATGCTGGTGTGTTACTTATGCACATTTGGGAAATGCCTACAGGAGAAGTTGATAAAAGCAACAGATTAACGTCTGTTGAGGCAGTAAAAAAAGCTTTATCGTTAATGATGACAGAACCTGAAGGTGGATTTGTATCAATTAATACTGGCGCTGAAGCAACCTCGACAGACTCAGGACTCTCTCCGAAACCATTGCCTGCTGTCA
Protein-coding sequences here:
- a CDS encoding DUF4149 domain-containing protein, with protein sequence MIILLRFLHLLSLVVWIGGMIFLVVIGAPSIFKVLPRESAGDVLGEIFPKYWIMGYLCGGTALATVILLSFKEHLFPWGKIGLLILMTVLTLYLGLVEASRAREVRLQIRAEEDTVRRETLKKEFKVLHRKSVALNAVILICGLIVLFLMTDYKEPF
- a CDS encoding peptidyl-prolyl cis-trans isomerase produces the protein MVMMVVSGEADAEDRNPVVLMETSAGNIKIELDQKNAPVSVNNFLSYVDDKFYDGTIFHRVISNFMIQGGGFTPDMQQKPTKAQIKNEAGNGLKNKRGTISMARTMVVDSATAQFFINVVDNDFLDHRDTSPQGFGYAVFGKVLEGMDVVDKIKGVKTGTKMGFGDVPVETVVIKSVRRAK